The genomic window GTACGTTGCCACGAGCCACGCATCACAGGGTAAGACTGTTGACCGGGTCCTGATCGCCATGGGCCGCCAGTCGAGGCCTGCGATCAACGCCGAGCAGTTCTACGTCTCGGTGTCGCGCGGCCGCGAGTCGGCGACGATCTACAGCGACGCACCGAGGGAGGAGCTCCGGGCGGACATCCAGCGGTCGGATCCGAGGAAGTCGGCGACCGAGCTGCTGGGCAGGCCGAAGCCGCGGCCGCGAAAACGCGACCGACTGCGGACGCTGACAGAGCGGGTGAAGACCGCGTTCAAGCAGTTGCGCGAGAAGGCCGTGGATGTTATGGGAATCGTACGCGAGAAGGAGCGCGATTATGCACGGGCAAGGTAACAGCTTTCTGGATGGGCTCCTCAACCCCACCGGACCCAAGCCGGGCACGGGGACAGGGCCCGACGCCGAGGATTCGGAGTTGCCCGCCCCAGGCTCACCGTACCTCGCCCACGCGAGGGCGGCGAACAAGCCGGTCTACGCGCTCCACTGCCTGCTGGGGGCCCAGGGGGTCAAGTCCTTCGAGTACGTCCAAAAAGATTCCCATAGCGAGTTCCTGGCATCTGACCAGGGCCAGGTCATCCGACTCCGGTTCGCGGGCACCAAGATCTGGGAGGTCACGATCGGCGGCCTGAACCTCTGGCGGCTCTACGACCTGATCGGCCAGCACCGGATGCCGTGGATCCGGCAAAGCGACCGGGGCTTCCCGGCCGGGAAGGACGGTGAGACGCTGATCCAGGCGATCGCGATCAAGGAGATCGAGAGGGAGCAGTAGGGCGGCGAATGGTAGGAGCCCGTATCCATCGGGGCAGCCATCCGATAGAATAAGTCGCCGATTACGCCCGCCCCCCTGCGGGAGATTGTGGCGGCCGCAAGTCTTGCTGAATATTGGGCTTGCGAAGCGGCGGCGCGGAGAGACTGGCGATGAGTCGGCTGGCGATCTTGATTCATTCGGAAAACGCGGACGAGAATTCGCCGCTTCCCGGCCCTCGTAGAGACATCGAGAATTTCACAAGCTTTCTGTTGTCCCCGATGGGCGGCGCCTGGGATCCACGCGAGTTCGCGACCGAGCCCCATCCGACAATTGACCGGATGCTAGAGCTGATCGATCGTGCCAATACGGTTGATTACACTCTGATCGTGTTCTCTGGCCATGGGGGGTACTACGGCCGGAAGATGTCGATTCTCCTTTCTTATGGAGACTCGATGCTAGTCGATGACATCTACCGCCGTATCAAGACGAAGGCCACAATTGTCATCGACGCCTGCCGAAGCACCATTCGGGAAGACGTCGATCTGCGGACGCCGCAAATGGCCCAAGTTTTGACCGAAGGAACCGATCAGTCTGAGAATTATCGTGCACTCTTTGACGATTCCATCGCACGTTCGACCCAGCGCACCACGGTCGTCTATGGATGCGCAAGGGGTGAAGATGCTGTTGATACCCCGACCGGGGGATTGTTCATTTCCAACCTCTTGAACGCGGCGAGCGAATGGGCTTCGAGTCGTCGCGGCGACCGACCGCAGGTTCTGACTGGCATCGACGCAGTCTTTAGAGCTGAGCCCCGAATGAAATTATCGGGTTTCGGACAATCCCCAGCGGTAGACCCAGTCTCGGGATTCGGCATACATCCCCCGTTTGCCGTGTGGCTTCCCGCAGCCGGTCGGTAATCAATCCTCCCCCGGTGGTTGCTTCTCCACGAGTCGAAAGAGCCTGTCCGCCGTTTCCAGCTCAGCATAGTCGAGCAGACACGGGTCGGAGAGCCCATAGGGGTTGATCTCGATCAGCAAGGGCGTCTCACCGAGCCAAACGTCTACCACAATGTTCTGGACGTGCAGCTTCGGCAGGATCGATTCGAGGAACGCGAAGCATCGTGCGGCAACCGAGTCACGATCAGCGATCAGTTCCGGGAAGAAATCGCGGTACTGATACTGCGAAACCCCTGCGATGCGGCCTTCGCGGATGAAGCAACGAAACTCCTCGTGCGCCGGGATGGACCGGAACTCGCGGAGCAGCAGATAGCAGGCCGCGTCGGCGTACCGGTATTCCGTCAGGTCGTCGAGGATGCGCATGCTCCCAAGCAGCGCGTTCGTGACCTCCTCGCCGGTCTTCAGCCGGGGAATGCCAGGGTAGTAGAAGTCCTTCGGGCTTCGTGAGCTAAGCCGGACGAAGCAACCGTCGGGGTCGAAGGCCTTGATCGCCGCATCGAGGCGTTCAGTGAGCCTGGCAAGAGCCGCCTCATCGCGGTCCCGGTCGAACATGTTCCACATCGTTTCCTGATCAGCCCGCGTCAGCTCGACCAGCTCGGTGCGGAACGACAGGTCCTTCAGAGCCTGCGGCCAGTTTTCGTATAGGCACGGGCCTACTCGCTTCAACCACTTGGCCGAGGCCGCCTTATGCTCCTCGAGCGTGGGCATACGGAGTTCGGGTATTTTGAATCCGGTCGTCATGCCGCCCTCCCGATCGCCTCGGCGATAGCGGCCTCGACGCTGGGCGAACCGTCCGCCTCGACGTGCAGTTCCGGGTTCCGCACTTTGACGTACTGGATATAGGCGGACGCCAACTGAAGGGCTTCGAGCGGGTCGGCTGATGGATGAATCGGCCTGGTGCCCGCCGCCTCGGCGATGGCCAGTAGGCAGGCATCGACAGCTTCCGCCATAGTGATGCCGTCTCCGACATGTGCCCGCTGCACATTATCGCAGGCCACCAGCAACCTCGCCCCCGCGTGCATCACGCGCAGCCGGGACTCCACCTCCTCGTGCGTGCCGAACGGAATTCCGGTGATCCGCTGGAACGTTTCCTCTGTCTCCTCGCGGGAGGCGAAGTCGCCGATCGCCATGACGCCCTCGCCGGGGATGTGACCGTAGAGCGTCCAGACGTGGGCATCGTGGGGCTCGCAAACCTCGAAGTAGAAGAGGCCCGGCTTGCCGGGTTCCTCGAACCGGCGGCATGGGCTGATCTCGTAGTTGTCGAAGGGTTTCATAGGCGAATTCCTTTCCGTTTTGCTTCGTTGTTCAAAATGACGGCAACCGCGTCGGGGACGGGCGTCTTGCCCTTCCGCCAGTTCCAGAGCGTCTGCCGCGTGAAGTGGTGCCCGTGCTTCGCCAGGAGGGCCAGAAGCCGTGGCCGCCAATCCTCGCCCCAGAGGGCGAGGACCAGCTTGTAGAAATCGTCGGCGGTCATCTGGATTACGAGTGGTAATCGACGGTGACGACCAGCCAGTCATCCTGGGGGACGTGCTTGGCGGCGTACTCCGGCTTGGCGTTCCTGAGGCGTTCCTTGTGCTCGTCGATAGCCGTCTGGACTTTGCCGTCCCACTTGGCGTCGACAAAGGTCACGCCGTTCCAGATCGAAGCTTGGAGCATGTACTTGGCTTCGAGCGACCCGTCGTCTTTCCAGCCGGGCCCCGCGATGATCACGTGGGACGCCGTGAGTTCCTTGGGTACGTCCTTTAGCGGCATGATGTCCGGGAAGCCGTCGCTGTTTTGGTACTGGTCATTGAAGTGGGCGAAGAACGGGCAGACCTTCAGCGGCGAATCGGGGAAATATTCGTTCCATAGCGCGTCGACCATGGGGATCTGGCTGTCGGGTTGAAGCTTCGGCTTTCCTGCTCTAACACCGCTTACGGTCACCTTTCTCTTTTGGAGTTCGTCATTGAACGCCTCCAACTTCTCTTGGTCGAGCGTTGCTTCCAGTTTCGCACCAGCCCAGCGGCCTCCGATGACGTACCAGTCCCAGAAGGCGTGGCTGTTGCGGTTGCCATCCTCGTCCTCTCCCTGCTCGTTAAACGGCTCCAAGATCTGCTTCAGTGCCTCCTCGACGTTAGGTACAGGCGGCAGAATTACTTCCAAATGATAATGCATAGAATCTCCATCGATTGTTGCGGGCTTCATCGCCCGCGTGTTATTGACGTATGGCAAACTGTTTGACAAAGGTCAAGCGATTTGTGGGGCGGCCGAATGACCGCCCCAGTCCCATCACTTCGCCGTCACCTGGTCCGCTTCCTTGCGGCCCATGGCGTCGGCCTTCTTCTGCTCGCGGATCCAGCGGTACGCCTCGCGGAGCAGCTCGGCCATCGGCAACAGATCGTCGCCATTCAGCGAGTCGGACTCCTTCCAGGTGTCGTCGCCGGTTTTGTAGGACCGCTGCGGGTTGACCGTGTAGTAGGTCTTGCCCTCGGTGCTGGTGTTCCGCCACACGACGACTTGCAGGCATCCGTCGCGGAATTTGATTGCTGGTTGGCTCATAGTGCGTTTCCTTTCGATTTCCTGAACGCTTCATTGCGTCGGTGAGAAAACGCCCGAAGCCGCCAGAGACGGGCGGGTCAACCGAAAGGCCGAGGGTCCACCCCGTGGAAACGGCCTTGGCAGGTTGATCCCGGCCGGCTGCGGCTTCAGTTTCCCATCCCGGACGCATCTCGCTTCAGGAGCGATGGAACGCGGCTCGCCCTGACCAGCCTGGGATCCGCCGACTGTGCCCCACGTCGCCTGACGCCCCCCCCGGCTACACTGAGGGCTTTGCC from Aquisphaera giovannonii includes these protein-coding regions:
- a CDS encoding cell division cycle protein 123 family protein — translated: MTTGFKIPELRMPTLEEHKAASAKWLKRVGPCLYENWPQALKDLSFRTELVELTRADQETMWNMFDRDRDEAALARLTERLDAAIKAFDPDGCFVRLSSRSPKDFYYPGIPRLKTGEEVTNALLGSMRILDDLTEYRYADAACYLLLREFRSIPAHEEFRCFIREGRIAGVSQYQYRDFFPELIADRDSVAARCFAFLESILPKLHVQNIVVDVWLGETPLLIEINPYGLSDPCLLDYAELETADRLFRLVEKQPPGED
- a CDS encoding caspase family protein encodes the protein MSRLAILIHSENADENSPLPGPRRDIENFTSFLLSPMGGAWDPREFATEPHPTIDRMLELIDRANTVDYTLIVFSGHGGYYGRKMSILLSYGDSMLVDDIYRRIKTKATIVIDACRSTIREDVDLRTPQMAQVLTEGTDQSENYRALFDDSIARSTQRTTVVYGCARGEDAVDTPTGGLFISNLLNAASEWASSRRGDRPQVLTGIDAVFRAEPRMKLSGFGQSPAVDPVSGFGIHPPFAVWLPAAGR